One Actinospica robiniae DSM 44927 genomic region harbors:
- a CDS encoding type II secretion system F family protein, translated as MNIAELLGPGRRLPAAATVLVAGLLSLICHSLMPLLVLPPTVAVLAYRRARRRRWAHYDAQREAVAALCTALRAELEAGLQPRAAFMSAIWSRPELRDMAEKASVPSPNLDLVRFLTAHAALPGRRALRALAACWHAADRHGVRLTEAVAGIEEGLKAETARARAVAVELAGIRATILLLAALPAFGIALGLALGADPGGVLLHHMAGQLCLIFGIGLDLCGLLWTDQLVAGLRLEPGPFRTGRKKEAWA; from the coding sequence ATGAACATTGCCGAATTGCTGGGGCCGGGTCGGCGATTGCCCGCGGCCGCGACGGTGCTCGTCGCCGGATTGTTGAGCCTTATCTGCCATTCGCTGATGCCGCTGCTGGTTTTGCCGCCGACGGTGGCGGTCCTCGCGTACCGACGTGCCCGGCGTCGCCGATGGGCACACTACGACGCCCAACGCGAGGCGGTGGCTGCTCTGTGCACCGCCCTGCGCGCCGAACTCGAGGCGGGCCTTCAGCCGCGAGCAGCCTTCATGTCCGCGATTTGGAGCCGTCCGGAGTTGCGTGACATGGCGGAGAAGGCGAGTGTGCCGAGCCCGAACCTCGACCTCGTCCGCTTTCTCACCGCACACGCTGCACTCCCGGGCCGTCGCGCTTTGCGAGCCCTCGCAGCGTGCTGGCATGCCGCGGACCGCCACGGCGTGAGGCTGACTGAAGCGGTGGCCGGCATCGAGGAAGGGCTGAAAGCGGAAACGGCACGCGCGCGGGCCGTGGCGGTCGAACTCGCCGGCATCCGCGCGACCATCCTCCTACTCGCCGCGTTGCCTGCCTTCGGCATCGCTCTCGGGCTCGCGCTCGGCGCGGATCCGGGTGGCGTGCTCCTGCATCACATGGCAGGTCAACTGTGTCTGATCTTCGGCATCGGCCTCGATCTGTGCGGGCTGCTCTGGACGGACCAGCTCGTCGCCGGTCTCCGACTGGAGCCAGGTCCGTTCCGCACCGGACGTAAGAAGGAGGCGTGGGCATGA
- a CDS encoding ATP-binding protein — translation MTGVEAAGPAAAEEGQAADGVSLRFAPLPEHVRTARLVAVALARRAGVEDGLLDEVRLAVGEACSRAVGLHRSVAPGEPVLVRFAPPGERFRVEVADLVTGGPVPKQEDGGEGGESGGFDPNGVEVDMGLAVLRGLVDDLEVETVPAGGVIRMGWPVQHPDYS, via the coding sequence ATGACGGGTGTTGAGGCTGCCGGGCCCGCCGCGGCCGAGGAAGGGCAGGCGGCGGACGGCGTGTCCCTCCGGTTCGCGCCGCTGCCGGAGCACGTGCGCACCGCGCGGTTGGTGGCGGTGGCGCTCGCCCGCCGGGCAGGCGTGGAGGACGGCCTGCTCGACGAGGTCCGGCTGGCGGTCGGTGAGGCGTGCTCGCGGGCCGTCGGGCTGCACCGCTCGGTGGCCCCCGGCGAGCCGGTGCTCGTCCGCTTCGCTCCGCCCGGGGAACGCTTCCGGGTGGAGGTGGCCGACCTGGTCACCGGCGGTCCCGTGCCCAAGCAGGAGGACGGCGGCGAGGGCGGGGAGTCCGGCGGATTCGACCCCAACGGCGTCGAGGTCGACATGGGCCTGGCCGTCTTGCGCGGCCTGGTGGACGACCTGGAGGTGGAGACCGTGCCGGCCGGCGGAGTGATCCGCATGGGCTGGCCGGTGCAGCATCCGGATTACAGCTGA
- a CDS encoding DEAD/DEAH box helicase — translation MPRSRTAEEILRRLVFLGGPSREGSAVHVEQVDARLPRYGEWPQWADPLLVERLMANGVERPWSHQVEAAELLHAGRHTVLSTGTASGKSAGYLLPALSRLLGDAEARSKRTPAPVRASLLAPSEETLAPAAPSARQRAATVLYLAPTKALAADQARRLRELDLPLPPAVCLDGDTTAEERRWIREYGRFVLSNPDMLHYSMLPDHRRWAGFLRRLAYVVVDECHGYRGVFGAHVSAVLRRLRRLCAYYGADPIFALASATTADPQATASRLTGLDVEAVTEDGSPRGRMLFALWEPPLTDARGERGAPTRRTAVAETATLLADLAGEQVRTVAFIRSRRGAELVSIMAREQLERSGVRGEQVAAYRAGYLREDRRALEAALQSGRLTAVAATNALELGVDIAGLDAVVMAGYPGTRASLWQQAGRAGRTGQEALAVLVARDDPLDTYLVHHPEALFGKPVEATVFDPGNPYVLWGHLCAAAAELPLRKDDLDLFGPGAHALAEELGRTGWLRKRADGWYWTRPERAADLSDLRGSGAEPVRIIEADTGRLLGMADGAAAAGAVHPGAVYLHQGESYLVRDLDLDASIALVEAKDPGYATYAREQADVRILKEERVEEWNSHCRIAYGTVAVTSRVVGYLKRDSRTGQVLGEEPLDLPEHTLTTKAVWWTVTPAGLEEALLGAPDVPGAAHAAEHASIGLLPLFADCDRWDLGGLSAAEHPDTGLATVFVHDGLQGGAGFAERGFAKARDWLTATRDAIAACECRTGCPSCVQSPKCGNGNEPLDKTGAIRLLEVLLKPS, via the coding sequence ATGCCACGTTCGCGGACCGCTGAGGAGATCCTTCGGCGACTTGTCTTTCTCGGCGGCCCCTCGCGCGAGGGGAGCGCCGTCCATGTCGAGCAGGTCGACGCCCGCCTGCCGCGCTACGGGGAGTGGCCGCAGTGGGCTGACCCGCTGCTGGTCGAGCGGCTGATGGCGAACGGCGTCGAGCGCCCGTGGTCGCACCAGGTCGAGGCGGCCGAGCTGCTGCACGCCGGCCGCCACACGGTTTTGTCGACGGGCACGGCCTCGGGGAAATCCGCGGGCTACCTGCTGCCGGCCCTCTCCCGCCTGCTCGGCGACGCTGAGGCGCGTAGCAAGCGGACGCCCGCGCCAGTGCGCGCCAGCCTCCTGGCTCCGTCCGAAGAGACCCTCGCCCCCGCCGCGCCGAGCGCCCGGCAGCGCGCCGCGACCGTCCTCTACCTCGCCCCGACCAAGGCGCTGGCTGCTGACCAAGCGCGTCGCCTGCGCGAACTCGACCTGCCGCTGCCCCCGGCGGTATGCCTGGACGGCGACACGACGGCCGAGGAACGCCGGTGGATCCGGGAGTACGGCCGGTTCGTCCTGAGCAATCCGGACATGCTGCACTACTCGATGCTGCCCGACCACCGCCGCTGGGCCGGCTTCCTCAGGAGGCTGGCGTACGTCGTGGTGGACGAGTGCCACGGCTACCGCGGCGTGTTCGGCGCGCACGTGTCCGCGGTCCTCAGAAGGCTGCGGCGGCTGTGCGCGTACTACGGTGCTGATCCGATCTTCGCCCTGGCCTCGGCCACCACGGCCGACCCTCAGGCCACTGCCTCGAGGCTGACAGGCCTCGACGTCGAGGCGGTGACAGAAGACGGATCCCCCCGGGGCAGGATGCTGTTCGCCCTGTGGGAGCCGCCGCTGACCGACGCCCGCGGCGAGCGCGGCGCGCCGACCCGGCGCACGGCCGTGGCGGAGACCGCGACGCTGCTGGCGGACCTGGCCGGCGAGCAGGTCCGTACGGTGGCGTTCATCCGGTCGAGGCGCGGCGCCGAACTGGTGTCCATCATGGCCCGCGAGCAGCTGGAGCGCAGCGGCGTGCGAGGCGAGCAGGTCGCCGCGTACCGCGCGGGCTACCTGCGCGAAGACCGCCGAGCGCTGGAGGCGGCGCTGCAGTCCGGACGTCTCACGGCGGTCGCGGCGACCAACGCGCTCGAGCTGGGCGTGGACATCGCCGGCCTGGACGCCGTCGTGATGGCCGGATACCCGGGCACCCGCGCGTCGCTGTGGCAGCAAGCTGGCCGAGCCGGACGCACCGGCCAAGAGGCCCTGGCGGTTCTGGTGGCCCGGGACGACCCGCTGGACACGTACCTGGTGCACCACCCCGAAGCCCTGTTCGGCAAGCCGGTGGAGGCTACGGTCTTCGACCCGGGCAACCCGTACGTGCTCTGGGGCCACCTCTGCGCCGCCGCGGCCGAGCTGCCGTTGCGCAAGGACGACCTCGACCTGTTCGGCCCCGGAGCCCACGCCCTGGCCGAGGAGCTGGGCCGCACCGGCTGGCTGCGCAAGCGAGCCGACGGCTGGTACTGGACCAGGCCCGAACGTGCGGCGGACCTGAGCGACCTGCGCGGCTCCGGCGCCGAGCCGGTGCGCATCATCGAGGCGGACACCGGCAGGCTGCTCGGCATGGCGGACGGCGCCGCCGCGGCCGGAGCGGTACACCCGGGCGCGGTCTACCTGCACCAAGGCGAGAGCTACCTGGTGCGCGACCTCGACCTGGACGCGTCCATAGCGCTGGTCGAGGCAAAGGACCCTGGCTACGCGACGTACGCGCGGGAGCAGGCCGACGTCAGGATCCTCAAGGAAGAACGCGTCGAGGAGTGGAACAGCCACTGCCGAATCGCATACGGCACCGTAGCGGTGACCAGCCGCGTCGTCGGCTACCTCAAGCGCGACAGCCGAACCGGCCAGGTGCTCGGTGAAGAGCCGCTCGACCTGCCCGAGCACACGCTGACGACGAAGGCAGTGTGGTGGACGGTGACCCCCGCCGGCCTCGAAGAAGCCCTCCTCGGCGCCCCCGACGTCCCCGGCGCCGCCCACGCGGCGGAGCACGCCTCGATCGGCCTCCTCCCCCTGTTCGCCGACTGCGACAGATGGGACCTCGGCGGCCTGTCCGCCGCCGAGCACCCCGACACGGGCCTCGCCACCGTGTTCGTGCACGACGGCCTGCAAGGCGGAGCCGGCTTCGCCGAGCGCGGCTTCGCCAAGGCCCGAGACTGGCTCACCGCGACACGCGACGCCATCGCCGCCTGCGAGTGCCGCACCGGCTGCCCGTCCTGCGTGCAGTCCCCGAAGTGCGGCAACGGCAACGAACCATTGGACAAGACGGGTGCCATCCGGCTCCTGGAGGTTTTGCTCAAGCCCAGCTAG
- a CDS encoding DUF7059 domain-containing protein, translating to MNELMRDPAAIERLRAALEKADYTVDGCLEAMGATAYSALARNESVAASYAVAEDDSPVATLTKLFVLQEDVDRGAAGAALPLEDALAGGLVAEDRTDGTVRALVDIRPYGESDIDWWLVSDLGAGLVTGRNAPMRPDYVLGVGGASTTLAQLTVRQDVDSALDVGTGCGVQALHLSRHARRVTATDLNLRALDFARLTAALSLGSAEAERIDLRGGSLFEPVKDERYDLIVSNPPFVISPESAAGKGRFTYRDAGLPGDELCRRFLEQAPSHLAEGGYCHVLANWLHVAGQDWRERLAPWIRGTGCDAWVVQRELQDPAEYAELWLRDSGDHSSSQYIQRYQAYLDYFAANQIEGVAFGWIILHNSGADLPTVRLEELTRQIEQPLGAHVPEWFARHEFLTEVEDEELLGTALSVAPGVVLEQSAELGDDGWAPAATRLRQTGGLRASGEIDPVGIAVVGAADGERLLGDLLDAIAGQFGIDPPTLRSGSLDAVRALIEEGFLTVG from the coding sequence GTGAACGAGCTGATGCGGGATCCCGCGGCGATCGAGCGGCTGCGTGCGGCGCTGGAGAAGGCCGACTACACCGTCGACGGCTGCCTGGAGGCGATGGGCGCGACGGCTTACTCGGCTCTCGCGCGCAACGAGTCTGTGGCCGCGTCATACGCGGTGGCCGAGGACGACTCTCCGGTGGCGACGCTCACCAAGCTCTTCGTGCTGCAAGAGGACGTGGACCGGGGCGCGGCCGGCGCGGCGCTGCCGCTCGAGGACGCGCTCGCCGGCGGGCTGGTCGCCGAGGACCGCACGGACGGTACCGTGCGGGCGCTCGTGGACATCAGGCCCTACGGGGAGTCGGATATCGACTGGTGGCTCGTGTCCGACCTCGGCGCGGGCCTGGTGACCGGACGCAACGCGCCGATGCGGCCGGACTACGTGCTGGGTGTCGGCGGGGCCTCGACCACGCTGGCTCAGCTGACGGTCCGCCAGGACGTGGACAGCGCGCTCGACGTGGGCACGGGGTGCGGGGTGCAGGCGCTGCATCTGTCCCGGCACGCGCGCCGGGTGACGGCGACGGACCTGAACCTTCGCGCGCTCGACTTCGCCCGGCTCACTGCGGCACTCTCGCTGGGGTCGGCCGAGGCCGAGCGGATCGACCTGCGCGGCGGGAGCCTGTTCGAGCCGGTCAAGGACGAGCGCTACGACCTGATCGTCTCCAATCCTCCGTTCGTCATCTCGCCCGAGTCCGCAGCGGGCAAGGGCCGGTTCACGTACCGCGACGCGGGCCTGCCGGGCGACGAGCTGTGCCGTCGCTTCCTGGAGCAGGCGCCGAGCCACCTGGCCGAGGGCGGCTACTGCCACGTGCTGGCCAACTGGCTGCACGTGGCGGGGCAGGACTGGCGGGAACGGCTGGCGCCCTGGATCCGCGGCACCGGCTGCGACGCGTGGGTGGTGCAGCGGGAGCTGCAGGATCCGGCCGAGTACGCCGAGCTGTGGCTCCGGGACTCCGGCGACCACAGCTCGTCCCAGTACATCCAGCGCTACCAGGCCTATCTCGACTATTTCGCAGCGAACCAGATCGAGGGCGTGGCCTTCGGCTGGATCATCCTGCACAACTCCGGGGCCGACCTGCCCACCGTCCGGCTCGAAGAGCTGACCCGGCAGATCGAGCAGCCGCTCGGCGCGCACGTGCCGGAGTGGTTCGCCCGGCACGAGTTCCTCACCGAGGTCGAGGACGAGGAGCTGCTGGGCACGGCGCTGAGCGTGGCTCCGGGCGTCGTGCTGGAGCAGAGCGCGGAGCTCGGGGACGACGGCTGGGCGCCGGCCGCCACCCGGCTGCGGCAGACCGGCGGCCTGCGGGCCAGCGGCGAGATCGACCCGGTCGGGATCGCGGTGGTGGGCGCGGCGGACGGCGAGCGGCTGCTCGGCGACCTGCTGGACGCGATCGCCGGGCAGTTCGGGATCGACCCGCCCACCTTGCGCTCCGGCTCCCTCGACGCGGTCCGGGCGCTGATCGAGGAAGGCTTCTTGACGGTCGGCTGA
- a CDS encoding anti-sigma factor antagonist encodes MDLYLSTRHEGDRTVIEVGGEIDVYTAPKLREQLVDLVNQGRYHLVVDMEAVDFLDSTGLGVLVGGLKRVRAHDGSLRLVCTQERILKIFRITGLTKVFPIHQSVEEATSATD; translated from the coding sequence GTGGATCTGTACCTGTCGACCCGGCACGAAGGTGACCGCACGGTCATCGAAGTCGGCGGCGAAATCGACGTCTACACCGCCCCGAAGCTGCGCGAGCAGCTGGTGGACCTGGTGAACCAGGGACGTTACCACCTCGTGGTGGATATGGAGGCGGTGGACTTCCTCGATTCCACCGGCCTTGGCGTGCTGGTTGGCGGCCTCAAGCGGGTGCGCGCCCACGACGGCTCGCTGCGTCTGGTGTGCACCCAGGAGCGCATTCTGAAGATCTTCCGGATCACCGGTCTGACCAAGGTCTTCCCCATCCACCAGAGCGTCGAGGAAGCGACTTCGGCCACCGACTGA
- a CDS encoding type II secretion system F family protein, which translates to MSGTPNEAGITMGGSQGETWPTPWPKPTGITGATGTPTMSGARTILLIPQHVNALSQPGSRAWEAAAAMMLGICALALRRSRLPSLPSMPAVVRADPFAVAWTSIRLRRPTMPDAAWAVLGGVAAACLIGGPMAVPAALFGAVGTLIALARRRAKVGMRRKTRACAQVPPLADLFAAALAAGLQPADAALTVAQAFGSDVVPAPPARAEREFEYAQSGGLRTDPSTQVIELPAMQRETNREALTDTDLLACRFHDAAMALLAGTDAQAAWSAFAEDEATAPLAAAVIRAGRTGAPAATTVARAAHELREAASAALLAEVHAVGVRATAPLAACFLPAFVLLGVLPTALGLLSRVHA; encoded by the coding sequence ATGAGTGGAACGCCGAACGAGGCAGGAATCACCATGGGCGGCTCTCAAGGTGAGACGTGGCCTACCCCCTGGCCGAAGCCCACCGGCATCACTGGTGCCACGGGTACTCCCACGATGTCGGGCGCTCGCACCATCCTTCTGATCCCCCAGCACGTCAACGCGCTCAGCCAGCCGGGCTCGCGAGCCTGGGAGGCGGCGGCCGCGATGATGCTCGGAATCTGTGCGCTCGCTCTGCGCCGAAGCCGCTTGCCGTCGCTGCCGAGCATGCCCGCTGTGGTTCGGGCGGATCCGTTCGCTGTCGCGTGGACCTCGATCCGGCTCCGACGTCCCACGATGCCGGACGCCGCGTGGGCGGTACTCGGCGGTGTGGCGGCGGCATGCCTCATCGGCGGGCCGATGGCTGTTCCAGCAGCACTCTTCGGCGCCGTCGGCACGCTGATCGCATTGGCGCGACGCAGAGCGAAGGTCGGCATGCGCCGAAAGACCCGCGCATGCGCCCAAGTGCCGCCGCTCGCCGACCTGTTCGCCGCAGCGTTGGCAGCCGGGTTGCAGCCTGCTGATGCCGCTCTGACAGTCGCCCAGGCATTCGGGAGCGACGTGGTACCCGCCCCGCCTGCTCGGGCCGAGCGAGAGTTCGAGTACGCGCAATCCGGTGGGCTCAGAACGGATCCGTCAACACAGGTCATCGAACTGCCCGCCATGCAGCGAGAAACGAACCGCGAAGCATTGACCGATACCGACTTACTGGCATGCCGATTCCATGACGCGGCCATGGCGCTTCTCGCAGGCACCGACGCTCAAGCAGCCTGGAGTGCATTCGCCGAAGACGAGGCGACCGCCCCGCTTGCTGCGGCGGTCATCCGCGCCGGTCGGACGGGAGCCCCAGCCGCGACCACGGTGGCCAGGGCTGCGCACGAATTGCGCGAGGCGGCATCGGCCGCGCTTCTCGCCGAGGTCCACGCGGTCGGTGTCAGGGCGACCGCGCCTCTCGCGGCCTGTTTCCTGCCGGCGTTCGTGCTTCTCGGCGTCCTACCGACTGCCCTCGGGTTGCTATCTCGCGTCCACGCTTAG
- a CDS encoding sodium-translocating pyrophosphatase encodes MPRLSEPTLAAAPKLSGGNFTLVILVAIVALAALAVAGYLVREVNAASEGTEKMKEIAGAVQEGATAYLARQFRTLSIFATVAFFLLLALPADNWNVRIGRSVFFLLGAGFSAITGTVGMRLAVRANVRVAAAAKESGANRATRIAFRTGGVVGMFTVGLGLLGAAVVVMAYQGEAPKVLEGFGFGAALLAMFMRVGGGIFTKAADVGADLVGKVENNIPEDDPRNAATIADNVGDNVGDCAGMAADLFESYAVTLVAALILGSAAFGNQGLVFPLLVPMIGVITAVIGIFAVSPRPGDRSGMQSINRGFFVSAAASVVLVVIAAFAYLPSSMSKLTNTTIANATGNPRVIAIISVIIGIVVAVAIQQLTGYFTDTAFRPVKDVGKTSLTGPATVILSGISLGLESAVYSALLIGAGVFGAYLLGGGSIMLSLFCVAMAGTGLLTTVGVIVAMDTFGPVSDNAQGIAEMSGDVHGEAAQVLTSLDAVGNTTKAITKGIAIATAVLAATALFGSFQDAVAQAVGDKHYVPNSGVSGDLQYLGILNVADPRNLVGLLLGAAVVFLFSGLAINAVSRAAGAVVFEVRRQFAEIPGIMEGTGRPEYGRVVDICTRDSLRELVTPGLLAVMAPVAVGFSLGVGALGSYLAGAIGTGTLMAVYLANSGGAWDNAKKLVEDGHHGGKGSDAHAATIIGDTVGDPFKDTAGPAINPLIKVMNLVSLLVAPAIVGLSLGTGSNPAVRGLIAAAAFLVIVVAVWNSKRKSIAVKAEVPTQGTPTLDHDGATSVA; translated from the coding sequence ATGCCCCGGCTCTCAGAGCCGACACTGGCCGCCGCGCCGAAGCTTTCCGGCGGCAACTTCACACTGGTCATCCTGGTCGCGATCGTCGCGTTGGCAGCCCTCGCCGTAGCGGGCTACCTCGTGCGCGAGGTCAACGCGGCCAGCGAGGGTACCGAGAAGATGAAGGAGATCGCCGGAGCGGTTCAGGAAGGCGCCACCGCCTATCTCGCGCGGCAGTTCCGCACCCTTTCCATTTTCGCCACAGTGGCGTTCTTCCTGCTGCTGGCGCTGCCCGCGGACAACTGGAACGTCCGGATCGGCCGTTCCGTCTTCTTCCTGCTCGGCGCCGGCTTCTCGGCGATCACCGGCACCGTGGGCATGCGCCTGGCCGTGCGGGCGAACGTGCGGGTGGCGGCGGCGGCCAAGGAGTCGGGGGCCAACCGGGCCACCCGGATCGCCTTCCGCACCGGCGGTGTGGTCGGCATGTTCACCGTCGGCCTCGGCCTGCTCGGCGCCGCCGTCGTGGTGATGGCCTATCAGGGCGAGGCGCCCAAGGTGCTCGAGGGCTTCGGCTTCGGCGCCGCGCTGCTGGCCATGTTCATGCGAGTCGGCGGCGGCATCTTCACCAAGGCCGCGGACGTCGGCGCCGACCTGGTCGGCAAGGTGGAGAACAACATCCCCGAGGACGACCCGCGCAACGCCGCCACCATCGCGGACAACGTGGGCGACAACGTCGGCGACTGCGCCGGCATGGCGGCCGACCTGTTCGAGTCCTACGCGGTCACCCTGGTGGCGGCGCTCATCCTGGGCTCGGCCGCGTTCGGCAACCAGGGGCTGGTCTTCCCGCTGCTGGTCCCGATGATCGGCGTCATCACGGCCGTGATCGGCATCTTCGCGGTCTCGCCGCGGCCGGGCGACCGCTCGGGCATGCAGTCGATCAACCGCGGCTTCTTCGTCTCGGCGGCGGCGTCGGTGGTCCTGGTGGTCATCGCGGCCTTCGCCTATCTGCCGAGCTCGATGTCGAAACTGACCAACACCACGATCGCGAACGCGACGGGCAACCCACGCGTGATCGCGATCATCTCGGTCATCATCGGCATCGTGGTCGCGGTGGCGATCCAGCAGCTGACCGGCTACTTCACCGACACGGCCTTCCGTCCGGTCAAGGACGTCGGCAAGACCTCGCTGACCGGTCCGGCCACGGTCATCCTCTCCGGCATCTCGCTCGGCCTGGAGTCCGCGGTCTACTCGGCCCTGCTGATCGGCGCGGGCGTGTTCGGCGCCTACCTGCTCGGCGGCGGCTCGATCATGCTCTCGCTCTTCTGCGTGGCGATGGCCGGCACCGGTCTGCTGACCACGGTCGGCGTCATCGTGGCGATGGACACCTTCGGCCCGGTCTCGGACAACGCGCAGGGCATCGCGGAGATGTCCGGCGACGTGCACGGCGAGGCGGCCCAGGTGCTCACCTCGCTCGACGCGGTGGGCAACACCACGAAGGCGATCACCAAGGGCATCGCGATCGCCACGGCCGTGCTCGCGGCCACGGCGTTGTTCGGCTCCTTCCAGGACGCGGTGGCCCAGGCCGTGGGCGACAAGCACTACGTGCCCAACAGCGGCGTCTCCGGGGACCTGCAGTACCTCGGCATCCTCAACGTCGCGGACCCGCGCAACCTGGTCGGCCTGCTGCTGGGCGCCGCGGTGGTCTTCCTGTTCTCCGGGCTGGCGATCAACGCGGTCTCCCGCGCGGCCGGCGCGGTGGTCTTCGAGGTGCGGCGGCAGTTCGCCGAGATCCCCGGGATCATGGAGGGCACCGGGCGGCCGGAGTACGGGCGGGTGGTGGACATCTGCACCCGCGACTCGCTGCGCGAGCTGGTCACCCCGGGTCTGCTCGCGGTGATGGCGCCGGTCGCGGTCGGCTTCTCGCTCGGTGTCGGCGCGCTCGGCTCGTACCTGGCCGGCGCGATCGGCACCGGCACGCTGATGGCGGTGTACCTGGCCAACTCCGGTGGCGCCTGGGACAACGCGAAGAAGCTGGTCGAGGACGGGCACCACGGTGGCAAGGGCTCGGACGCGCACGCTGCCACGATCATCGGTGACACCGTCGGCGACCCGTTCAAGGACACCGCGGGCCCGGCCATCAACCCGCTGATCAAGGTGATGAACCTGGTTTCGCTGCTGGTGGCGCCGGCGATCGTGGGCCTGTCGCTGGGCACCGGGAGCAACCCGGCGGTCCGCGGGCTGATCGCCGCGGCCGCGTTCCTGGTGATCGTGGTCGCGGTGTGGAACTCCAAGCGCAAGTCGATCGCGGTCAAGGCGGAGGTGCCGACTCAGGGCACGCCGACCCTGGACCACGACGGCGCGACCAGCGTCGCGTAG
- a CDS encoding TadE family type IV pilus minor pilin, whose product MTRDWLTRHFARSWPCGSELEAGYVTAETALLLPVLLGFGYALTMLVVLAGDQIRCTDAAWETARALARGSPSSALTTLVGQYAPAGASATVREADGSLTVRVEHDRGIVSRFLPDVSVVGVATVPCEPAVEGCDA is encoded by the coding sequence ATGACGCGCGACTGGCTGACCCGGCACTTCGCCCGGTCCTGGCCCTGCGGCTCGGAGCTGGAGGCGGGATACGTCACGGCCGAGACGGCCCTGCTCCTGCCGGTGCTCCTCGGCTTCGGCTACGCCCTGACGATGCTCGTCGTGCTGGCGGGCGACCAGATCAGATGCACGGACGCTGCTTGGGAGACGGCGCGTGCGCTGGCGCGAGGTTCCCCGAGTTCAGCCCTGACGACTTTGGTCGGCCAATATGCGCCGGCCGGAGCAAGCGCCACGGTTCGTGAGGCCGACGGGTCACTGACCGTGCGGGTGGAGCACGACCGGGGAATCGTCAGCCGATTCCTGCCGGACGTCAGCGTCGTGGGAGTCGCGACAGTGCCCTGCGAACCAGCAGTCGAAGGATGTGATGCATGA
- a CDS encoding Rv3654c family TadE-like protein — translation MIASIHPPLSAAWHRGRAGRRLTGRIVFGRIATRQLGPVGLGGHRADRERGSATIWAICALTLVSSAVAWALLWTAAESTRHSAERAADTAALTAARAALQRLSAQDGPAPCAAAAIAARRAGASLVSCACEPLDCSISVARNMPLLGSFAEGLPGSSRIDSVQAGSRAGPVGESGTDGSAARRDGVAGIGGGMT, via the coding sequence ATGATCGCTTCAATTCACCCACCGTTGTCGGCAGCGTGGCACCGAGGGCGAGCGGGGCGCCGGCTGACTGGTCGCATCGTGTTCGGGCGCATTGCGACTCGGCAGCTGGGTCCCGTGGGCCTTGGAGGTCACCGGGCGGACCGGGAGCGCGGCTCGGCGACGATCTGGGCCATCTGTGCGCTGACGCTGGTCTCGTCCGCGGTCGCCTGGGCGCTGCTGTGGACCGCCGCAGAGAGCACGCGCCACTCGGCGGAGCGCGCCGCCGACACCGCGGCGCTCACCGCGGCACGAGCCGCCTTGCAACGGCTCTCGGCACAGGACGGCCCGGCCCCCTGCGCCGCCGCTGCCATCGCGGCCCGGCGAGCAGGGGCGAGCCTGGTGTCCTGCGCCTGCGAGCCCCTCGACTGCTCGATCTCGGTGGCGCGGAACATGCCCCTGCTCGGCTCATTCGCCGAAGGGCTTCCTGGCTCGTCGCGGATCGACTCCGTCCAGGCCGGCAGCCGGGCTGGTCCCGTCGGCGAGAGCGGGACCGACGGGTCCGCAGCGCGGCGGGACGGCGTCGCCGGGATCGGAGGCGGCATGACCTGA
- a CDS encoding DUF4244 domain-containing protein, with translation MAMLAPHQRPTPHLPALALAFASGPVPSAFIHLAPNPRAYPVPRFRPRYRIGLNADPEAGTTTAEYAIGTLAACAFAAVLYKILTGGSVAAALEGLIHRALGVAG, from the coding sequence ATGGCCATGCTCGCGCCGCATCAGCGGCCCACGCCGCACCTGCCCGCGCTCGCCTTGGCGTTCGCTTCCGGCCCGGTCCCGAGCGCCTTCATCCACCTCGCCCCGAATCCGCGCGCGTATCCCGTTCCGCGTTTCCGCCCGCGCTACCGCATCGGGCTCAATGCCGACCCGGAAGCGGGCACCACCACGGCCGAATACGCCATCGGAACGCTCGCAGCATGCGCATTCGCGGCAGTGCTCTACAAGATTCTGACCGGCGGCTCGGTGGCCGCCGCGCTGGAAGGGCTCATCCACCGTGCGCTCGGAGTCGCCGGATGA